The segment AACCTTAAATGGGAAATAATGTTATCATCGGGATCGTCATTGCAATCATTATAGTCGCCATTCTGGCTTTTTTGGTTAGTTACGTAATGAAGAAAAAAAACCAAGATCGATTGGACGTCTTAGAAAAACGCAAGGAAGAATTATTCGACTTGCCTGTGATTGAAGAAGTTGACGATGTCAAAAAAATGCATCTAGTGGGGCAAAGCCAAAATACCTTTCGTGAATGGAGTCAAAAATGGAATGACATCTCTACCTCATCATTTGCCGAGTTAGAAAGTCAGATCTTTGAAGTTGAAAATCTCAACGAGAGCTTTAGATTCTTAAAAGGGAAAAAAGCAGTAGAAGAAGCCGAAGCAACCATGAACCAAATGGAAAAAGAAGTTGCGGAGATTCGTGACGGCTTAAAAGAATTGCGTGAAACAGAAGAACGTAATTCCTTAGCTGTTCAACAAGCTTTAGACGTTTATGAGGAACTAAAAGCAACGATCCGAGAAGAAGAACAGCAATACGGTCCAGCTTTACCTGAGTTACAAAAGCAAGTGAAAACGATTGAAAATGAGTTTACACAATTTGTTACGTTAAATACTTCAGGTGATCCAGTTGAAGCCCGTGAAGTGCTGGATAAAGCGGAAAAACACACGTATGAAGTGGATGCGTTAATGAAAAAAATCCCGCCATTATTTGAAGATTTGAATACGACTTTCCCGGCGCAAGTGGAAGAGATTCAAGAGACCTATGACCGCTTAATCAAAGAGGAGTATGTTTTTCCAGAAGAAAGCCTGTCTGGCGATATCGAAACGATCAATCGTCGAATCGAACGTTCGTTGATCAATATTGAGAAAACGGAAGTTGAAACTGTTGAATTTGAAAATCGTGAAACGGCTAATCTGATCGATGCATTATACGATATTTTAGAACGTGAGATGGAAGCACAAGTATTTGTGACTAAAAATCAAGCAACGATCGAACAATATATCAAACATGCGACGAAAAACAATCGTCAATTATTGATCGAATTAGATCATACCGCTCAAAGTTATACATTGAACCATAACGAAATCGGGCGTGTACGTGGTTTCCAAACAGAAGTGGAAGAAATCGAACGTCAAAACGAACAAATCAAACCACAGTTACAACAACATGAAGTGCCTTACTCAGAAGTAAGAACGTTCTATAAGAAAGTCTTCAAAGTATTAGAAGATATTGAAAACCAACAGGTTGAAATCAGCGATTCTTTACACGAACTAAGAAAAGGTGAAAAAGAAGCGCAAGAAAAAATCGACACATTCGAATTTAAATTGCGCAGTCTTAAACGGTTTGTTGAAAAACAACGTTTACCAGGTTTGCCAAATGATTATCTAGAGTTTTTCTTTGTGGCAACAGAACGTATCGAAGAATTGAGTACTGTGTTGAATAAAATCAGAGTCAACATGGATGAGGTCGAACGTCTTGTAGCATTATGTGAAGAAGATCTAGAGTTACTCGATAAGAAAACCCACGATCTAGTCGATGCAGCAGCATTAACCGAACAAATGTTGCAATATGCGAACCGTTACCGTCACACACATGAAGAAGTGAAAGAAGCCATTGAAAAGAGTTATTACTTATTCAATAAAGAATATCACTATCAAGAGGCTTTGGATGAGATCGGCACAGCATTAGAGCGCACAGAACCAGGTGCATTCAAACGAATCGAAGATTTTTACTTCAATCATCCTGATTTAGTATAATCCTGCGATCAAAAAAGACAACACAGGCAAGTGCCGAGTGTTGTCTTTTTTTGGAAGTCATTGATGAGTAACTGTTGGGCAGGGAATACATTGATTCGAGCGATTTTTTATAGAGTCCAACTCGGAGAAAACGCCACTTGAAAGCACAAGGGACAACCGTTATAATAGGTAAGAATTTCAAAAAAAGAAGGTTTAAATATGATATATTTCGATAATAGTGCGACAACACCGATCTATCCGCAAAGTTTGGATACGTATGTCAAAACAAGTCAACGGATCATCGGGAATCCATCAAGTCTACACGATTTAGGCAATCAGGCGAACCGTCTGCTACAACAAGCGAGAAAACAAATCGCTGAACTGATTGCTGTGTCTCCGGAAGAAGTGTATTTCACGTCAGGTGGAACAGAAGGAAATAACTGGGTGCTTAAAGGAACGATGCTTGAAAAACTAGGCTACGGTAACCACATGATCATATCAGGCGTTGAACATCCTGCTGTCAGTGAAACAGCTGAGCAGTTAAAAAAACTCGGTATCGAAGTGAGTATTGCTCCTGTCGATAAAAGAGGGATCGTCCGCGTAGATGAGTTGAAAAAATTAGTACGTAAAGAAACGATTTTGGTTTCCGTTATGGCAGTGAATAATGAAGTAGGTGCGATTCAACCAATCAAAGAAATCAGTAGTTTTTTAAATGATTTTCCTAAAATCCATTTCCATGTGGATGCGGTACAAGCGATTGGTAAAGTTCCTTTAGAGGAATGGTTGACAGAACGTGTGGATTTTGCCACTTTTTCTGCCCATAAATTCCATGGGCCTCGTGGTGTTGGTTTTGTTTATTGGAAAAAAGGCCGACGTTTAGCACCGCTGTTCACTGGAGGCGGACAAGAGAAAAATCAACGGAGTGGAACAGAGAATGTGCCGGGGATCGTCGCGATGGCAAAAGCGCTGCGTTTATCTCTAGATATTAAAGCACAAAAACCAAACCAAACTGCCTATCTTAAACAAGCATTGATTGAAGCTTTACATACGTATGATAAAGTAACGATTTTTTCTGAAGGTGAAGATTACGCACCCCATATTTTGTGCTTTTCATTAAAAGGTATTCGTGGTGAGGTATTGGTCCATGCATTAGAAGAAAAACAAATATTTGTCTCTACGACAAGCGCTTGTTCTTCTAGAAAGCACATGGCAAGTAGTACGCTGCATGCGATGCAAGTACCCAATGATTTAGCTACTTCAGCGATTCGCGTCAGCTTAGATGAAAGCAATACGATGGCAGAAGTCGAACAATTCATGATCATCTTTAAACAGTTGTACAAGAAATTTTCAGTCATCAATTAAGAAACAGAGGAGTGTTTTTGTGAAGTACAGTGAAATCATGGTTCGCTATGGTGAACTTTCAACAAAAGGAAAAAATCGTCGAAGTTTTATTATGCAGTTGGCACAAAATGTCAGACAGGCATTGAGCGATTTTCCTGAAATCAAGATCCACGCAGAGCGTGATCGGATGCATCTACTGTTGAATGGTGTAGACGGAGACATAGTTATCCCTAAGTTAGCGAAGATATTTGGGATCCAAAACTTTTCACCTAGCGTACGAGTAGAAAAAGAAGTACAAAGTTTAAAACAAGCGGTTCAGGAAATCATGCAAGAAATCTATACAGGAAAAGAAACATTCAAGATCATTGCAAAACGTAGTGATCATAGCTTTGAATTGGACAGCAATGAACTAAACCAAGCATTAGGAAATGCAGTCATCGATGTTTTTCCGGATATCCAAGTACAAATGAGAAAGCCAGATATTGCGTTGCGTGTGGAAATCCGCCGCGATGGGGCTTATCTTTCCTATGAAACGATCAAAGGAGCTGGCGGTCTGCCTGTCGGTACAAGCGGAAAAGGTATGTTGATGCTTTCTGGAGGGATCGATTCTCCAGTTGCCGGTTATTATGCCATGAAACGTGGGGTAGAAATTGAAGCTGTCCACTTTGCTAGTCCACCTTACACGAGTGAACAAGCCTTGCAAAAAGCGAAAGACTTAACAGTGAAGCTGACACCCTATGTTGGTAAAATCGAATTTATCGAAGTACCGTTTACAGAAGTGCAAGAAGAGATCAAACGAGTGGTGCCCCAAGGCTACTGGATGACGATCACACGTCGGATGATGCTTCGTTTGACAGATGAGATCCGCCGTATTCGTCATGGACTAGTGATTTTAAATGGTGAATCATTAGGACAGGTGGCTTCCCAAACACTCCAAAGTATGGTGGCAATCAATGAGGTCACGAATACACCGATCATTCGTCCTGTAGCGACGATGGATAAATTAGAGATCATCGAAGTGGCTGAACAAATCGATACGTTTGATTTGTCCATTCAACCATTTGAAGACTGCTGCACGATTTTTGCACCGCCACAGCCTAAGACTCGTCCACGACTAGAAAAAGTGCATCAATACGAAGAACGTTTGGATATCGATGGGATGATCGAACGTGCTTTGGCAGGCTTAAAGATCGAAACGATCCACACAGAAACAGCAAAAGAACAAGTAGAAGAATTTTCTGATTTACTTTAAACGAAGGAACTTGTACTTCTTGTACGAGTCGATCATTCGTAATAAAAGATCCAGACTCAAGAAGTAGACACGTGAAAGAGGACGAGACAATTGTTTAGCCTCGAGAAATAAGGCGCCATCCACGAAAATTGTATGTTAAATTTTGTGGATGGTACCTTATTTTTCTTGTTTTTCATGGAGTTAAGTTTCCTCCTATTGCGAGGTTCCTTGTTCCATGCTAAACTAAAATTATGTGAAATGATTAACAAGGAGAAACGATATGCGAGAAAAATCAGAAACGTTACCCAAAGCAACAGCGAAACGGTTGCCTTTATATTTGCGCTATTTAAATATGTTGAATGATTCTGGTGTTCAACGAATCAAATCAAATGAATTTAGTGAGATCACACAAGTACCTTCTGCCACGATCCGCAGAGATTTTTCTCATTTAGGAGAATTAGGACGAAGCGGTTATGGGTACGATGTTCCCTATTTGATTGAAGTATTTGATCGAATTTTGAACACAGAGGAAGAAAAAAGAATCGCTTTAGTTGGTTTTGGGAATTTAGGAAAAGCATTGAAACACAACAATTTCAGAAGAAATGCAAATTTGAATATTGTTTGTGTATTTGACAATGATCCAGCCATCGTCGGAAAAGAAATCGAAGGTGTGATGGTTTATCCTATGGATCGCTTTAGTGAAATCGTTGAAAAAGAAGGAATCAAAGTGGCGATATCAACTGTGCCAAGTAAGTATTCACAAGCAGCCATCGACGAAATCGTCAAAGGAGGCATTACTGCGATCTTGAACTTTGCACCAGATCGTGTCAACGTTCCGCCACATGTCCATATGCAATACATCGATCTGACAACTGAACTACAGACGTTGATCTATTTTGATGAAAATTATTCGCAAGTCTTTCCTTCCAAGTAAAAACTAAGTGGGAAGATCGTGCAAAAGTGGCGTTTTTATGTGAATCGAACAGCGATTCATCAAGAGCTTTTATTGACTTTGGCTACTAACCATTGTAAAATGAGTCAAGATGTTGATCAAGAGGAGTAACTAGTCCGACGTTTAGAGAGAGAGAACGAATGGTGGAACGTTCTTAACGAAAGCTAGTGAAGGTAGCTTGGGAGTTTTTGTCTTGAATCGAGTAGAGATGAACGAGTAGTGATCGTTAACTCACTTTGAGAGGTAATAGGCAACTATTACAAATTAGGTGGTACCGCGTAATTTATACGTCCTAAATACGAAAGTATTTAGGGCGTTTTTTTTATTTCAAAGGAGGAAGACAGTATGACGGAAGAAAAGAATCTATCGACAAAGTATAATCCGCAAGAAGTTGAAGCGGGGCGTTATCAAAACTGGTTAGACGAAGATTTGTTCAAACCTAGTGGCGACAAAAAAGCAAAACCTTATTCAATCGTTATCCCACCTCCCAATGTGACTGGTAAACTCCATTTAGGTCATGCTTGGGATACAACATTGCAAGATATGTTGATTCGTCAAAAAAGAATGCAAGGCTATGATACGTTATGGTTACCAGGGATGGATCATGCAGGGATCGCAACACAAGCAAAAGTAGAAGAAAAATTACGTGAGCAAGGTGTTTCTCGTTATGATCTAGGTCGCGAAAAATTTATTGATCAAGTATGGGAATGGAAAGAAGAATATGCCGGTCATATCCGTGAACAATGGGCAAAAATGGGTTTATCTTTGGATTATAGCCGTGAACGCTTCACCTTAGATGATGGCTTGTCTGAAGCTGTTCGTAAAGTATTCGTTAGCCTATACGAAAAAGAGTTGATCTATCGTGGCGAATACATCATCAATTGGGACCCACAAGCACGCACAGCTCTTTCTGATATCGAAGTGATCCACAAAGAAATCGAAGGTGCCTTTTATCATATGAGCTATGAATTGGCTGATGGTTCAGGTGTGGTGGAAATCGCAACGACCCGTCCAGAAACGATGCTTGGTGATACGGCAATCGCTGTTCACCCAGAAGATGAGCGTTACCAAGCATTGATTGGTAAGAAAGTCATTTTACCACTAGTGAATAAAGAAATACCGATCATAGCAGATGAATATGTCGACATGGAATTTGGAACAGGGGTTGTAAAAATCACGCCCGCACATGACCCAAATGACTTTGAAGTCGGTAACCGTCATGACCTCCCACGAGTGAATGTCATGAATGAAGATGGCACGATGAATGAATTAGCAGGTAAGTATCAAGGAATGGACCGTTTTGCAGCACGTAAAGCGATCGTTGCGGATCTAAAAGAACTTGGTCGTCTGATCAAGATCGAAACGATGATCCACAATGTAGGCCATTCTGAGCGTACAGGGGTAGTTGTTGAACCTCGTTTATCAACACAATGGTTTGTAAAAATGGCACCTTTAGCTGAAAAGGCGATCCAAAATCAAGAAACTGATGATGCAGTTGAGTTTTTCCCACCACGTTTCAACCAAACCTTCTTACGCTGGATGGAAAATGTTCATGACTGGGTAATCTCACGTCAACTATGGTGGGGACATCAGATCCCTGCGTGGTATCATAAGGAAACTGGTGAAATGTACGTGGGCATGGAAGCACCAGCAGACAGTGAAAACTGGTTACAAGATCCCGATGTGTTGGATACTTGGTTCAGTTCAGCGCTATGGCCTTTTTCAACAATGGGCTGGCCTGACGAAGACAATGAAGATTACCAACGTTACTTCCCAACAAGTACATTAGTAACAGGCTATGATATCATCTTTTTCTGGGTAAGCCGAATGATTTTCCAAAGCTTGGAATTTACAGAACGTCGTCCATTTGAGAATGTACTGATCCATGGATTGATTCGTGATGAACAAGGACGCAAGATGAGTAAATCTCTTGGAAATGGGATCGACCCAATGGAAGTCATTGAAAAATATGGTGCTGATGCGTTACGCTGGTTCTTATCTAATGGTTCAGCACCAGGACAAGA is part of the Enterococcus mundtii genome and harbors:
- a CDS encoding septation ring formation regulator EzrA; translation: MGNNVIIGIVIAIIIVAILAFLVSYVMKKKNQDRLDVLEKRKEELFDLPVIEEVDDVKKMHLVGQSQNTFREWSQKWNDISTSSFAELESQIFEVENLNESFRFLKGKKAVEEAEATMNQMEKEVAEIRDGLKELRETEERNSLAVQQALDVYEELKATIREEEQQYGPALPELQKQVKTIENEFTQFVTLNTSGDPVEAREVLDKAEKHTYEVDALMKKIPPLFEDLNTTFPAQVEEIQETYDRLIKEEYVFPEESLSGDIETINRRIERSLINIEKTEVETVEFENRETANLIDALYDILEREMEAQVFVTKNQATIEQYIKHATKNNRQLLIELDHTAQSYTLNHNEIGRVRGFQTEVEEIERQNEQIKPQLQQHEVPYSEVRTFYKKVFKVLEDIENQQVEISDSLHELRKGEKEAQEKIDTFEFKLRSLKRFVEKQRLPGLPNDYLEFFFVATERIEELSTVLNKIRVNMDEVERLVALCEEDLELLDKKTHDLVDAAALTEQMLQYANRYRHTHEEVKEAIEKSYYLFNKEYHYQEALDEIGTALERTEPGAFKRIEDFYFNHPDLV
- a CDS encoding cysteine desulfurase family protein, translated to MIYFDNSATTPIYPQSLDTYVKTSQRIIGNPSSLHDLGNQANRLLQQARKQIAELIAVSPEEVYFTSGGTEGNNWVLKGTMLEKLGYGNHMIISGVEHPAVSETAEQLKKLGIEVSIAPVDKRGIVRVDELKKLVRKETILVSVMAVNNEVGAIQPIKEISSFLNDFPKIHFHVDAVQAIGKVPLEEWLTERVDFATFSAHKFHGPRGVGFVYWKKGRRLAPLFTGGGQEKNQRSGTENVPGIVAMAKALRLSLDIKAQKPNQTAYLKQALIEALHTYDKVTIFSEGEDYAPHILCFSLKGIRGEVLVHALEEKQIFVSTTSACSSRKHMASSTLHAMQVPNDLATSAIRVSLDESNTMAEVEQFMIIFKQLYKKFSVIN
- a CDS encoding valine--tRNA ligase; its protein translation is MTEEKNLSTKYNPQEVEAGRYQNWLDEDLFKPSGDKKAKPYSIVIPPPNVTGKLHLGHAWDTTLQDMLIRQKRMQGYDTLWLPGMDHAGIATQAKVEEKLREQGVSRYDLGREKFIDQVWEWKEEYAGHIREQWAKMGLSLDYSRERFTLDDGLSEAVRKVFVSLYEKELIYRGEYIINWDPQARTALSDIEVIHKEIEGAFYHMSYELADGSGVVEIATTRPETMLGDTAIAVHPEDERYQALIGKKVILPLVNKEIPIIADEYVDMEFGTGVVKITPAHDPNDFEVGNRHDLPRVNVMNEDGTMNELAGKYQGMDRFAARKAIVADLKELGRLIKIETMIHNVGHSERTGVVVEPRLSTQWFVKMAPLAEKAIQNQETDDAVEFFPPRFNQTFLRWMENVHDWVISRQLWWGHQIPAWYHKETGEMYVGMEAPADSENWLQDPDVLDTWFSSALWPFSTMGWPDEDNEDYQRYFPTSTLVTGYDIIFFWVSRMIFQSLEFTERRPFENVLIHGLIRDEQGRKMSKSLGNGIDPMEVIEKYGADALRWFLSNGSAPGQDVRFSYEKMDASWNFINKIWNASRFVIMNVEGMTVEDIDLSGEKTVADRWILTRLNETIAKVTDLFEQFEFGEAGRQLYNFIWDDFCDWYIEMSKETLYGEDEVAKQTNRSILVHTLDQILRLLHPIMPFVTEEIWQHIPHKGTSLVVADYPVVQPEYDDEAASKGMEVLKELIRSVRNIRSEVNTPLSKPITLLIKTNDPKIDQFLNENTSYIERFCNPEELTISSDVTAPDLAMSAVLTGAEIFLPLEGLINIEEEIQRLEKELAKWTGEVKRVQGKLSNERFVSNAPDDVVEAERAKEKDYSEKQAAVNERIAQLKSIK
- the thiI gene encoding tRNA uracil 4-sulfurtransferase ThiI; protein product: MKYSEIMVRYGELSTKGKNRRSFIMQLAQNVRQALSDFPEIKIHAERDRMHLLLNGVDGDIVIPKLAKIFGIQNFSPSVRVEKEVQSLKQAVQEIMQEIYTGKETFKIIAKRSDHSFELDSNELNQALGNAVIDVFPDIQVQMRKPDIALRVEIRRDGAYLSYETIKGAGGLPVGTSGKGMLMLSGGIDSPVAGYYAMKRGVEIEAVHFASPPYTSEQALQKAKDLTVKLTPYVGKIEFIEVPFTEVQEEIKRVVPQGYWMTITRRMMLRLTDEIRRIRHGLVILNGESLGQVASQTLQSMVAINEVTNTPIIRPVATMDKLEIIEVAEQIDTFDLSIQPFEDCCTIFAPPQPKTRPRLEKVHQYEERLDIDGMIERALAGLKIETIHTETAKEQVEEFSDLL
- a CDS encoding redox-sensing transcriptional repressor Rex, with product MREKSETLPKATAKRLPLYLRYLNMLNDSGVQRIKSNEFSEITQVPSATIRRDFSHLGELGRSGYGYDVPYLIEVFDRILNTEEEKRIALVGFGNLGKALKHNNFRRNANLNIVCVFDNDPAIVGKEIEGVMVYPMDRFSEIVEKEGIKVAISTVPSKYSQAAIDEIVKGGITAILNFAPDRVNVPPHVHMQYIDLTTELQTLIYFDENYSQVFPSK